One window of Mesorhizobium sp. PAMC28654 genomic DNA carries:
- a CDS encoding cupin domain-containing protein produces the protein MPKIDMSAVPVRQGSGYPAPFDQPCATRTRRRLGNAGGLTDFGVNLMTLPPGGWSSQRHWHSHEDEFVYMLEGELTLVEDGAETLLHAGDCATFAKNSGNGHHMINRSSTTALYLEVGSRNRDDVITCSDIDMMSPNSDGRFLHKDGTPYPGQG, from the coding sequence ATGCCCAAGATCGACATGTCCGCCGTTCCTGTCCGCCAAGGCTCCGGCTATCCCGCGCCTTTCGACCAGCCTTGCGCGACCCGCACACGCCGCCGCCTGGGCAATGCCGGCGGCCTCACCGATTTCGGCGTCAACCTGATGACCTTGCCGCCCGGCGGCTGGTCCAGCCAGCGCCACTGGCACAGCCATGAGGACGAGTTCGTCTATATGTTGGAAGGCGAACTGACGCTGGTCGAGGACGGTGCCGAGACGCTGCTGCACGCCGGCGACTGCGCGACGTTTGCGAAGAACAGCGGCAATGGCCATCACATGATCAACCGGTCTTCCACGACTGCCCTCTATCTGGAAGTCGGCTCGCGCAATCGCGACGATGTCATCACCTGCTCCGACATCGACATGATGAGCCCGAACTCCGACGGGCGGTTTCTGCACAAGGATGGCACGCCCTATCCGGGGCAGGGGTGA
- a CDS encoding phage tail protein — MAQFTVNPQRFDPYKNYRFRLKWDGRYVAGISKISALKRTTSVVEHRDGGEAGTTRKSPGLTRFEPVTIERGVTHDLEFEQWANKVWDLNAGPGAEVSLKDFRKDIILEFHNEAGQLALAYRIYRCWPSEVQMLPELDANANAVAIQSMRLENEGWERDTSVVEPAEPSFTDPP; from the coding sequence ATGGCGCAATTCACCGTCAATCCGCAGCGTTTCGACCCCTACAAGAACTACCGCTTCCGACTGAAATGGGATGGCCGCTATGTCGCCGGCATCTCGAAGATCAGCGCGCTGAAGCGCACCACGTCGGTGGTGGAGCACCGCGACGGCGGCGAGGCCGGCACAACGCGCAAATCGCCGGGCCTGACCCGCTTCGAGCCGGTGACCATCGAGCGCGGCGTGACCCACGATCTCGAATTCGAGCAATGGGCGAACAAGGTGTGGGACCTCAACGCCGGTCCGGGCGCGGAAGTGTCGCTCAAGGATTTCCGCAAGGACATCATCCTCGAATTCCATAACGAGGCCGGCCAGCTGGCGCTTGCCTACAGGATCTATCGCTGCTGGCCCTCGGAAGTGCAGATGCTGCCCGAACTCGACGCCAACGCCAACGCCGTGGCGATCCAGAGCATGAGGCTGGAGAATGAAGGCTGGGAGCGCGACACCAGCGTCGTCGAACCGGCGGAGCCAAGCTTCACCGATCCGCCGTGA
- a CDS encoding RidA family protein encodes MKKEVIEVPVLSAAVRAMGVPLSLVTKAAGLVFVSGTPPLDIWTGKLVKGDIETQTEASLKALKHCLEAADTSLENVVMVRIYAVNSGFYNAINRVYARHFPENPPSRTFVPVASWPMEFDIEIECVA; translated from the coding sequence ATGAAGAAGGAAGTAATCGAAGTACCGGTGCTGTCGGCGGCCGTGCGCGCGATGGGCGTGCCGCTGTCGCTGGTAACCAAGGCTGCCGGGCTGGTCTTCGTGTCCGGCACGCCGCCACTCGATATCTGGACCGGCAAGCTGGTCAAGGGCGACATCGAAACCCAGACCGAAGCATCGCTGAAGGCGCTGAAACATTGCCTGGAGGCGGCTGATACCTCTCTGGAAAACGTGGTGATGGTGCGCATCTACGCCGTCAATTCCGGTTTCTACAATGCCATCAACCGCGTCTATGCCCGGCATTTTCCCGAAAATCCGCCGTCCCGGACCTTCGTGCCGGTGGCGTCATGGCCGATGGAGTTCGATATCGAGATCGAGTGCGTGGCGTGA
- a CDS encoding GNAT family N-acetyltransferase — protein sequence MFEPGSPAPNDVRLRKILDDTLTAPRWPDGFLMRTFEHTDAPALHALLTEVFDDGKDGLFDEWWPSISGDAEFDPALCFLVIDAKGLLAAAALCWTSAFVKDLVVHPEARERGIGEALMRHAFATFAARGAGHVDLKTNTVESAAAVRLYERLGMKPVAWQG from the coding sequence ATGTTTGAGCCAGGTTCGCCTGCGCCAAACGACGTCCGGCTGCGCAAGATCCTCGACGACACGCTTACCGCGCCGCGCTGGCCTGACGGCTTCCTCATGCGGACCTTCGAGCATACCGACGCGCCTGCCTTGCACGCGCTGCTGACCGAGGTGTTCGACGACGGCAAGGATGGGCTGTTCGACGAATGGTGGCCGAGCATTTCCGGCGATGCCGAGTTCGATCCCGCACTGTGTTTCCTCGTCATCGACGCCAAGGGCCTGCTGGCGGCGGCTGCCCTGTGCTGGACCTCGGCCTTCGTGAAGGATCTTGTCGTTCACCCTGAGGCGCGGGAGCGGGGCATTGGCGAGGCCCTGATGCGGCACGCCTTTGCCACCTTTGCCGCTCGCGGCGCAGGCCATGTCGATCTCAAGACCAATACGGTAGAGAGCGCCGCCGCCGTCCGTCTCTACGAGCGGCTGGGGATGAAGCCTGTCGCCTGGCAGGGTTAA
- a CDS encoding DUF899 family protein: MITFPNESAKYRTAREKLLLKEIQLRRAMEDVAVARRALPPGGLVPRDYVFDRLGPDGKPARIKLSELFAPGKGSLILYNMMFPRHPQDTRAVAAAGGTAKLARLDQPCPSCVALLDQFDGAVGHLEAADFNFVVVAKTSLENLITLGRDRGWLNMRLLSSAGNSFKRDYNAEDADGAQLPLLSVFNRDGDGIRHFWSSELGFVPPEPGQDPRAIGTCEILWNLMDFTPEGRPSWDEQLQYGDSCCH; this comes from the coding sequence ATGATCACGTTCCCCAACGAATCCGCGAAGTACCGCACCGCGCGCGAGAAACTGCTGCTGAAGGAAATCCAGTTGCGCCGCGCCATGGAGGATGTGGCGGTGGCACGGCGCGCGCTGCCGCCGGGCGGGCTGGTGCCGCGGGATTATGTGTTCGACCGACTGGGGCCGGACGGCAAGCCGGCGCGGATAAAGCTGTCGGAGCTGTTCGCGCCGGGCAAGGGCTCGCTGATCCTCTACAACATGATGTTTCCGCGCCATCCCCAGGACACGCGCGCTGTGGCGGCGGCCGGCGGCACGGCGAAGCTGGCAAGGCTGGACCAGCCATGTCCATCCTGCGTGGCGCTGCTCGACCAGTTCGACGGCGCTGTCGGCCATCTAGAAGCCGCCGACTTCAATTTCGTGGTGGTGGCCAAGACGTCGCTCGAAAACCTGATCACGCTTGGCCGTGATCGCGGCTGGCTGAACATGCGGCTCTTGTCGTCGGCCGGCAACAGCTTCAAGCGCGACTACAATGCGGAGGACGCCGATGGCGCGCAGCTGCCGTTGCTGTCGGTGTTCAACCGCGACGGTGACGGCATCCGCCACTTCTGGTCGTCGGAACTGGGTTTCGTGCCGCCCGAGCCCGGCCAGGACCCGCGCGCCATCGGCACCTGCGAGATCCTGTGGAACCTAATGGATTTCACCCCGGAGGGCAGGCCGAGCTGGGACGAGCAGCTGCAGTATGGCGACAGCTGCTGCCATTGA
- a CDS encoding lysozyme inhibitor LprI family protein, whose amino-acid sequence MRLLLTGLATLILTAPLLAGVARADDCAENQMTLNECAGKAFDVADKALNDAYKQINARLKDDAATKKLLVDAQKSWVAFRDSECTFQSSASATGSIYPMLVVGCRTGLTNDRVKQLKAYLDCQEGDMSCPVPAR is encoded by the coding sequence ATGCGGCTTTTGCTGACCGGCCTTGCGACCTTGATCCTCACCGCTCCGCTGCTGGCGGGCGTGGCGCGGGCCGACGATTGCGCCGAAAACCAGATGACCCTGAATGAGTGCGCCGGGAAGGCGTTCGATGTGGCCGACAAGGCGCTGAACGACGCCTACAAGCAGATCAATGCCCGTCTCAAGGATGATGCGGCAACGAAGAAGCTGCTGGTCGACGCGCAGAAATCCTGGGTCGCCTTTCGCGATTCGGAATGCACCTTCCAGTCATCGGCCAGCGCCACGGGCAGCATCTATCCGATGCTCGTCGTCGGCTGCCGGACAGGCCTGACCAATGACCGCGTCAAGCAGCTGAAAGCCTATCTGGACTGCCAGGAAGGCGATATGAGCTGTCCGGTCCCGGCGCGATAG
- a CDS encoding pyridoxamine 5'-phosphate oxidase family protein, whose translation MTEKSLSEIAEKMRDIDVAMLSTHTQGGAIAGRPMSNNQQVEYDGDSYYFTWEKSQVVEDIERDANVSLAFKGGDGFWVAVEGKAEIIRDKAAFEEHWNEDIDEWFEQGTDTPGLAMIRVKADRAHYWDGKDEGEVSLHA comes from the coding sequence ATGACCGAGAAAAGCCTTTCAGAAATCGCCGAGAAAATGCGCGACATCGATGTCGCCATGCTGTCCACCCATACGCAAGGCGGCGCCATCGCCGGCCGGCCTATGAGCAACAACCAGCAGGTCGAGTATGACGGCGATTCCTACTATTTCACCTGGGAGAAGTCGCAGGTGGTGGAGGACATCGAACGCGATGCCAATGTGTCGCTGGCGTTCAAGGGCGGTGACGGCTTCTGGGTCGCTGTCGAAGGCAAGGCCGAGATCATCCGTGACAAGGCGGCTTTCGAGGAACATTGGAATGAGGACATCGACGAGTGGTTCGAGCAGGGCACCGATACGCCGGGCCTCGCCATGATCAGGGTCAAGGCCGACCGTGCCCATTACTGGGACGGCAAGGACGAGGGCGAGGTGTCGTTGCACGCCTGA
- a CDS encoding Rid family hydrolase: MKKEVIEVPVMSDKVRALGLPCSTAVKANGFVFISATPPVDMVTGEMVRGDIEMQTEASLKALKHCLEAAGTSLENVVMVRIYAVNSGFYNAINRVYARYFTTNPPARSFVPVASWPMEFDIEIECVAVA, translated from the coding sequence ATGAAGAAAGAAGTCATCGAAGTGCCCGTCATGTCGGACAAGGTGCGGGCGCTCGGCTTGCCCTGTTCGACGGCGGTGAAGGCCAACGGCTTCGTGTTCATCTCGGCGACGCCGCCGGTGGACATGGTGACCGGCGAGATGGTGCGCGGCGACATCGAGATGCAGACCGAGGCATCGCTGAAGGCGCTGAAACACTGCCTGGAAGCGGCCGGCACCTCGCTGGAAAACGTGGTGATGGTGCGCATATACGCCGTCAATTCCGGCTTCTACAACGCCATCAACAGGGTCTATGCGCGGTATTTTACGACGAACCCGCCGGCCCGGAGTTTCGTGCCGGTGGCGTCATGGCCGATGGAGTTTGATATCGAGATTGAGTGTGTGGCGGTGGCGTGA
- a CDS encoding DUF4142 domain-containing protein, translating to MRHYLAIATLALLAGSPALAQSVAPSGVAPVSENKVDTDTFTKTLVSANRFEIDSSKLALKRGVAADVKDFAELMVKDHTKAGLDFKMALEQSQTTGSTTPDGPPLLPKDQAMLDQLKSLDGEAFQAKYITLQTEAHKQAVAMFSTYAQSGDDPALKEFAKKTLATLKMHEMHLKDVAAVH from the coding sequence ATGAGACACTATCTCGCCATCGCCACGCTGGCGCTGCTGGCCGGTTCGCCCGCATTGGCCCAGTCGGTGGCGCCCAGCGGTGTGGCGCCTGTTTCGGAAAACAAGGTCGATACCGACACCTTCACGAAAACGCTTGTCAGCGCCAACCGTTTCGAAATCGACAGCAGCAAGCTGGCTTTGAAGAGGGGCGTGGCGGCCGATGTGAAGGATTTTGCCGAGCTGATGGTCAAGGATCACACAAAGGCCGGCTTGGACTTCAAGATGGCCTTGGAACAGAGCCAGACCACGGGGTCGACCACGCCCGACGGGCCGCCGCTGCTGCCCAAGGACCAGGCGATGCTGGACCAGTTGAAGTCTCTCGACGGCGAGGCCTTCCAGGCGAAGTACATCACCTTGCAGACCGAGGCGCACAAGCAGGCGGTGGCGATGTTTTCCACCTACGCGCAATCGGGCGACGATCCGGCGCTGAAGGAGTTCGCCAAGAAGACGCTGGCGACGCTGAAGATGCATGAAATGCATCTGAAGGACGTGGCGGCGGTGCATTAG